CCCCCTTCACTTTTCACTGCAGCATAATTCACATTTTGATGAAAAACCTGATAGTTTATTTCTTCTAAATTACCAATATTGAACGGGTCTGTTGGTTCCCCTGGTCTTTAGTGCTGCAGTAAATTCCCAGACTCATGAAGAGGTTGCGATAAAGAAGATTGGCAATGCATTTGATAATAGTATCGATGCAAAAAGAACTTTGCGAGAAATCAAGCTTCTTCAGCATCTGAATCATGATAATGTAAGTTTAGTGCCAACTTGGCATGATTTCTTCATCttctagtttctttagagctGTTTATGGTACTCGGGTTCTTCAATTAAATTGCACATTTCTTCCTGGTTCAGTACATAAGTTATTCATTGTTGTTGCTTCACCATAGttccgtttaaaaaaaaaaatccacattATTTTTACTATTACTTGACATCTGATATTCCtctgcttcataaccatatttccaACGTTTACTTCATAAACCATTGATCTTAAGAATTACTTAAAATTAG
This window of the Zingiber officinale cultivar Zhangliang chromosome 3B, Zo_v1.1, whole genome shotgun sequence genome carries:
- the LOC121968658 gene encoding mitogen-activated protein kinase 5-like — encoded protein: MESAAALGEGHIKGILTHSGRYVRYNVHGNLFEVTAKYVPPIRPIGRGANGIVCAAVNSQTHEEVAIKKIGNAFDNSIDAKRTLREIKLLQHLNHDNVSLVPTWHDFFIF